TGAGATGTGGGGTTCCTCGAGCGCAACGCCGAACGCCTCAAACTCCCATTTCGGCACGAACAAGATCGACAATACCCCCAAAATCTTCAATGTCGGCGGGAAGGAAATCGAGATCTATTTTGCGCCTTCGGATCCGTGGCTGGGGGCATTGATCGATCAGGTCGAAACAGCGGATCTTTCCATCAATTTCTGCATCTTGAGCTTTACTCGATTTGATCTGACCAATGAAATGGAAGATCGCTGGCTGAACTCGCCGGGGATGAAAATCCGCGGTGTGTTTGATTCCGGAGAAAGCGGAAATACCGGGAGCCAGTATTTTCCCATGAATGGCGAGGGAGATTATCCCTGGGATCCTCCCGCCGATGTGATGTTCGACGCGGAAACAGGCGCATTGCACCACAAGTATATGATCATTGATGTCGACCATCCCAGCTCCAATCCAGTCATTGCCACCGGGAGCGCCAACTGGAGCAATGCCGCCGTCGGCGACAATGATGAGAATCACATCATCATTCATGATCCCATCACGGCGAATAAGTACTTCCAGGAATTTTCAGCACGCTACCAGGCGGCGGGTGGGGGCGAGGATCTCACCACTGGAATCAACGATTCGGCTCCACCGGCCATGCGGTTCCGGGTCGGACCCAATCCGGCATCGTTCCGGTTGCAAACCGAGTTTTCACTCACCAATAGCGGACGGGTCATTTGTGATCTCTACTCGGTCGACGGCCGGCGGGTTGAGAGATTGATCGATCACATCATGACGGGCGGGAGGCACACCCTTAGCTTGGATCTCAGGCGGAATCAGGATTTGGCCTCCGGTATGTACTACATCCGGCTGTCGACCCCGGATGGTGAACAGATGCGCCCCATAACGCTGGTGCGTTAATCTCGCGCAAAATGGCTTTCCATGACGGGATCCGAGTGAATTCGGGTCCCGTCTTGTCAGGAGAATCCCCGCAAGCCGACTTGTCACAAACGATTAGAAAATTTTCCAATTGAATGTTTTTTGTCTACACCGCAAACTAACCGGTTAACGAACCTTATGGGTCGCCCCGCTGCGCATCGGCATTTCATAAGCGCTTGCAAGAAAGCGCACAGGTGGGCTAGTATGCTTTGCGCATAGGTGTTGGGCGGATGTGCAAGGGTTAATCTATGTCATCACCATCCCGGGGGCTTCGGCGGTTGAGATGAGACATATCTCTCAGGGATTTGGAACTGCCGGAGGTCATTTAATCATAGGATTCGAGGAGGCGATCATATGAGCAAGCTACTGGAAAGACTGAAGGAACTCATTCCTCAATGGCGCCAAGAACGTGCCGAGATTCTCAAGAACCACGGAGATGTCAAAATCTCCGACGTGAACATTACACAGGCATACGGCGGGATGCGCGGAGTCAAAGGGATGATCTGTGATACATCCCTCGTTGAACCGGACAAGGGATTGATTATCCGCGGCTACCCTCTTTTGAAGATCAAGGATTTATGGCCTGAAGAGACTTTTTATCTCCTCCTCACCGGCGATCTTCCGGATGAAAAGATCAAAAAAGATATGATGTTGGAGTATGACAAGAGATCTCAGGTTCCGGGCTATGTCTATGATGTTCTTCAGGCTATGCCGGAAGATTCTCATCCCATGTGTATGTTTAACACGGCCATTTTAGCGATGGAAAAGGAGAGTGTCTTCCGCGCCTGGTACGACAAGGGGATGCAGAAGGATGATTACTGGATTCCGGCTCTGGAGGACAGTCTCCAGATACTGGCCAAACTCCCTGGAATCGCCGCCGCCGTTTATCGTATCCGGTATAACAAAGGAGATCTTATCTCCTGGATACCGGGTCTTGATTGGGGCGCCAACTTCGCAAATATGCTGGGGCTTCCCGATCCCGAGGGCACCTTTGCCAAGCTCATGCGACTCTATCTCCACTTCCACAGCGATCATGAGGCGGGAAATGTCTCGGCCAATACCTGCCATACCGTCGGTTCGGCCCTTTCCGATCCCTACTATGCCGTCTCGGCGGGGCTTAACGGTCTTGCCGGCCCCCTGCATGGCCTGGCCAACCAGGAATGTTTGGCTTGGATTCTGGAAACAATGCAGAAATTCGGCGGGGCGCCTTCTGAAGAAGAGATCCGCGATTATGCCTTTGAGACGCTGCGAAGCGGCAAGGTCGTTCCAGGATACGGTCATGCTGTTCTCCGGGTCACCGATCCCCGGTTTACCGGATTCAATGAGTTCGGACGCGAGTACCTGCCGAACGACCCCGTTTTCAAGACGGTCGACGCCGTCTTCAGGGTCGTGCCGAAGGTTCTCGGGGAGTTCAGTGAGGAACGGGTGAAGGCGGGCAAGGCGCCGATCGCGAATGTCTGGCCCAATGTGGATGCGGGATCAGGATGCCTTCTCTATCATTATGGGCTGACCGAGTTCAATTATTATACGGTTCTCTTCAGTGTCAGCCGTGCGATGGGAATGTGCGCGCAGCTCGTCTGGAACCGCGCTGTCGGTTCGGCCCTCACCCGGCCGAAATCGGTGGGCACAAAGTTCCTCAAGGCGTTTGTATCCAAGTAGGTATTAAGAAGTCCAATGACGAATGGGGCGGCTCCTTGGAGGCGCCCCATTTTTCTAGGCTTTTTCATCGATTTTGTAGGATTTGCCTGTTGCAGGGACCGGCCCGCAATCCTCCCTTTCTTGAGTTCGGCTTCGGCTTGGGTTTTCCCTCATCTTTGGCTAGAATAACTGAGGGAGGGAAGCCTCCTGGATTCTGACCTGATGACCACGCCCGGCGGGTGTCGTCCCGGCCCGGCGGACGGAGTGGATGGCTGGGGGACGAGAGGGAGTGGAAAAGATGGGTATCGCCGAGAGAGTGCATCTCGATTGGGCCAGTTTGCCATTTGGATATTCGAAGACGGATGTCAGTATCCGCTATACATGGAGGGAAGGCGAGTGGGATAACGGGGTCGAATCGCGTGAAGAGTACTTCCCGATCCATATCGCCGCCACGGCACTTCATTACGGACAGGCCGCCTTTGAGGGATTGAAGGTGTTTTGTACAAAAGATAACCGAGCGCTTGGTTTCCGTATTGAAGAAAACGCCAAGAGGATGCAGCACTCCGGTGAGATGCTGATGATGGAGGCGCCCTCAGTTGAGCTCTTCCGCAAGGCGGTTCACCGCATGGTTAAAGCCAATCAACGCTTCATTCCGCCCTATGGGAGCGGCGCTTCGCTTTATGTGCGCCCTCTTCTTTTTGGGACAGGCCCGAGAATCGGTGTGAAGCCGGCGGATGAATATACCTTCATGGTGCTGGTGACCCCCGTCGGTCCCTATTTCAAATCGGGATTTACACCAACCCGATTGATCATCGAGGAGAGCTTTGACCGGGCCGCCCCCAAGGGCGTCGGGACGGCAAAAGCGGCCGGTAATTACGGCGCTGGGATGCGGGCCACCGTCCGCGCGCGCCGCAATGGGTATGGTGAGGCCTTGTATCTTGATGCCAAGAACCACAGAACAATTGATGAGCTTGGGGCCGCCAACTTTTTCGGAATCACATCCGACAAGAGATATGTGACCCCGAATTCCCCGACGGTATTACGCTCCATCACCAATATGTCCCTCCGGACCATTGCCAAAGAACTTGGATATCGGGTGGAGGAAAGAGAAGTCCCTGTAGAAGAGTTGGATAGCTTTATTGAAACCGGAGCCTGCGGTACGGCGGCCGTCATCACGCCTATTGAGAGCATTACGTTCCGGGACCGGGAGATCGTTTACCTCAAAGACGGCAAACCCGGCCAGCACTGTACGGCTCTCTACAGAGCATTAACTGATATTCAGCATGGGGATGCTCCTGATCCTCATGGGTGGACCGAAGAAATCGAGATGTAGATTCCCAATTACGGCCCGGGATTTATCGGATTTGTTCGATCCTGGGCCGTTCTTGGATCCGAGCTTTTGATTTTTCTGAGGAGATTTCTGATGGAGATGAGCTTGATGCCATCCCGGTCCCGAGTGAAGCGGCTGACCATCAATTCCACCATCCTTTTGGTCATGATCTTGGTGATATCCGCCGGCGCTCAGACCGGGCGCTCAAAGCCGTTTGATCATTATCATGTTGTTTTGGATGCGCTTCTTTACCGCCATGTTCATAATGGCCGGGTCGACTTTGAGAAATTAAGGATCCAGGGGGCGGAGTTGGATGGATATCTCCGGCAGGCCGGCGGTTTGGATCGAAGCGACTATGACAGTTTTACGAGGGATCAAAAACTAGCTCTGCTTCTTAATACGTATAACGCGATGGTTTTAAAGATCATCCTCAGAGACCAGCAGGAGAATTCCATCCTGGACGTTGCGGGGAAATGGGATGAGAAACGTTTTCTTTTCCTCAGAAAAGAGTGCACGCTGACGCAGCTGAGAGAGGAGTTTCTTCGAAAGGATTTCGATGAACCCAGAATCCATTGTGCGCTGACATATGCCTCTATTGGCGGCCCCGCGCTGATCCCTGAAGCCTATATGTACGAACTTCTCGATAAACAATTGTCCGCTGCCGCGGAGAACTTTGTTCGGGATTCGCTAACGAATCATTTGGATCGTGAAAACTCCATTCTCTATGTCTCAAAAATCTTCGAGTGGTACGGCGAGGATTTTATCCCTAAGTACGGAAAGACCATCGGGCCATCCGAGATACCATCCGGTGCGATTTCCAACGTCCCGTCTGTGGGAGAGGCAACACCTCTGCACAGGGCGATTGTCGGGTTCTTCAGCGAGTATCTCGATGAATCTGATGCGGCCTACCTTCAGTCCCATCCGGTTGAAGTGCGTTTCTTGGAATTCGATTGGCGTCTTGATTCGATATCCACGAACTAGATCATCGAAAACAAGTTGCACGGCAGCGGATCCCCGTCATTCGGCGGATGGCCCCGGCCCGGTTTTGGGCGGCGGACCCACCGCACCAGATCCTCAAGAAGAAAATATGATATTCTCATAAACAAGTGGTAACCTGTTTCTTACATAATCATAATATCCGGTGAGCAATATGATCCTATCGATCGGTGTGGACACTCCCATCATGCTTGATGTTTCATTAAGGTTAAGGCAGAGAGGTGAGAGATGACGGGGTATCATATTGTGCTGGTTGAAGATGATGAGGATATTCAACAACTTGTTGAGTATAACCTTCTTAAGGAGGGCTTCACGGTTGATTGTGCGGGAGACGGTAAAGAGGGGCTGAGTCTGGTCCTTTCCGAGAACCCGGATCTGCTGGTGTTGGATCTCATGCTGCCGGGGCTGCATGGCTTGGAGGTTTGCCGTTCTCTGAAAAAGGACCCGGCGACGGCGGCGATTCCCATTATTATTCTCACAGCCAAGGGTGAAGAATCCGACATCCTGGCCGGTTTCACCGCCGGCGCCGACGATTATGTAACCAAGCCGTTCAGTCCGAAGGTCTTGTTGGCGCGGATCAAGGCGGTGCTTGGCCGAAAGTCCCAGGTCGCCTCGTCAATTGATGGCCGCATTCGACTTCATGATCTTATCATCGACGCCGGGCGCCATGAAGTCAGCGTGGGGGATCAAGCCGTAAAATTGACCTTCTCAGAATTCAAATTGTTGCAGCTCCTCGCCAGCCGGCCGGGATGGGTTTTCTCCCGCTTTCAGATAGTACAAGCTATTCACGGCATGGACTATGTCGTCACCGATCGCGCCATCGATGTGCAGGTCGCCGGTCTCCGGAAACGTCTCGGAGAGGCCGGGAAGATTATCGAAACAGTGCGGGGTGTCGGCTACAAATTGAGGGACTAGGATGTTCCGAGGTAAGCGCCTCCTGTGGCAGCTCTATCCGACCTACCTGTTGGTCATTCTGGCTGCTGTACTTATCGTCGCCTGGTTTGCATCAGAAGCCATCCGGCGATTTCATGTAGACTATACAGCCACTGATTTGGAATCCCGGGCCCTTCTGGTGAGGGACCAGGTCCGGGAAAGCCTCAATTCGGATGATCCTGCCGCGGTCGATCGTCTTTGCAAACGCCTGGGCCCACCCTCAAAAACCCGCATCACCGTCATCCTCGAATCGGGGCGTGTCGTCGGTGATTCAGAGGAGGATCCACTGGCCATGGAGCCCCATACCGGGCAAGCCCGCCTCGAGATTCGAGAAGCGCTGTCGGGAACGTCGGGGCAATCGATCCGTTACAGCCATACTCTTCAGCGAACGATGAGTTATGTCGCCATTCCGATCTGGAATGAGGCTGGATCTTCGGTTCTGGCGGTTGTCCGTGTCTCGATGCCGATCACCGCACTGAGGAAACCCCTCCGGTCAATCTATACGCAGATCGCCTTGGGGGCTCTCGTGGTCGCCCTCCTGGCCGCCATTGCGGGGCTCATTGTCTCGAGGCGGATCACGCGTCCCCTTGAAGAGCTGAGACGGGGAGCCGAAGCCTTCGCGGAGGGGAGGCTTGATCAAAAACTCCGCGTCACAGAGGTCGGCGAGATGGGGAATCTGGCGGAGACGATGAATAATATGGCTGCAGAACTCGATCGCCGCATCCGGGCGATTACAAGGCAACGAAACGAACAGGAGTCGATTCTCAGCAGTATGGTTGAGGGGGTTCTGGCCGTGGACGGGCAGACCCGGGTGAGGATCATGAACAAGGCGTGCGGTGAAATCCTGAATGTCGATCCCTCAGAATCAAAAGGGAAAGCGATTCACGAGATTGTGCGTCTTTTGGAGCTTCAACATCTTGTGAACCAGACTCTTGAAGATTCGGAACCAATCGAAAGCGATCTTGTTATCGGAAACGGCGAGGACCGGTATCTCCAGGCTCATGGAGGGCCCTTGCGGGATGCCCAAGGGAAGCTCATCGGCGCGGTCTTGGTGCTGAATGACGTCACCCGTCTTCATAGATTAGAGCGAATCCGCCGGGATTTTGTGGCGAATGTTTCACACGAACTCAAGACGCCGATCACTTCGATCAAGGTCGCTATTGAAACACTGCAGGATGGAGCGGTGCAGGACGGCCCCACCGCCGATCGTTTCATGGAGATCATCTCCCGCCAGGCGAATCGCCTGAATACGATCATTGAGGATCTGCTCGATCTTTCACGGCTTGAACAGGGTCAGCCGGCTACAGAGATTGAGTTGGCGCCTCACAAGCTCACGGCATTGCTGTCGGCCGCCATCCAATCCTGCGATGCCAAAGCCAAGGAACTGAAGGTGGAGGTCCGGATGAGCTGCGAGGAGAATCTCACCGCGCTCGTTCAGCCGGTTCTCCTGGAGAACGCCCTCATCAACCTCTTGGATAACGCGATCAAGTACAGTGATCCCGGGAACGCCGTTTATGTCACGGCGGAGACCCGGCAAGACGGGGTTGTCATTGAAGTCAGAGATCAAGGTTGCGGTATCGAGGAGAAGCACCTCTCCCGGATTTTTGAGCGATTCTACCGTATTGATAAAGCTAGGAGCCGCAAACTCGGTGGGACAGGGCTGGGCCTCGCGATTGTGCGACATGTGGCTCTGGCCCACCGGGGAACGGTCAGTGTCACCAGCATTCCGGGGAAGGGCTCCTCATTCTTTATAAACCTGCCGAAGCAAGCTTTCGATTAGGCCCTTCTAACACAACTCTAACATTTCAGTAAAAGAAGACTAACGTCTCCGAGGTAAAAATCCAGGTGAGGGGATGCGATGGATAAAAACTCTAATGGGGGACGGAAACAATGCGATGGGATAAGTCGTGCTTGTGGTTCATTCTTTTTGCGGCTTTCATCTTCGGCGGTTCTACTCTGTGGTGCCCGGTGGACGCTTCGGATGGAGAGGATGGTCTGAAGGTTGATGGGGATTTTCGCTATCGCTATGAGAGAATAGATCAAGAAGACAAGGATGTCTATGACCGGCATCGGCTGCGGGCGCGGGTCGGCCTTGCCGCCATGGTCAACGATCAGACCCATTTCTTCCTAAGACTGGCCAGCGGTTCGACCGATCCGATTTCGACCAATCAGACCCTGGATGATGCTTCCTCGAGCAAGGGGATCTGGCTCGATCGCGCCTATCTCGATATTCGGCCGGTTCAGACCCCGGGCCTGAACCTCATGGCGGGGAAGATATCCAATCCCTTTTATACGCCGCAGAAGAGCCAACTCATTTGGGACGGAGACCTGAATCCGGAAGGATTGGCGGCGAAGTTCTCTCACGGCAAGGGCGCTCTCAAGCTCTTTGCGTCCGGCAGCGGTTGGATTATCGACAACCGGAAAGCCGAGAGCGATGTCTTTATGTACGGCCTCCAGGGCGGGATCAACCGGGAATTTGATGAACAAGACCTCAACCTCACGGCCGGCGCCTCTTTCTTCTCTTATACAGAGCTGAAAGACAAGCCTCTCTTGATGAGTGATTCTTTTGGAAACTCCACGCCGGATGACGCCGCGGACATCTACGCCAATGAGTACACCCTTATTGAAGGCTTTTTTAAAGCCGCCTTTTCAGTGGCCCGCCGGCCGGTCGCCTTATTCGCCGACTTCGTGACCAATACCGATCCATCCGAAGAAAATGTCGGCTGGATGGCGGGTGTTGAGGTCGGCAAAGCCATGAGACCGGGCACGGCAAAGGTCTCTTACAACTATCGTGAATTGCAGAGAGATGCGGTTTTGGGAATCTTCAGCGATTCCGATTTCGCCGGCGGCGGGACCAACGCCAAGGGACACCAAATCAGTGTGGTTTTGAAGCTCATGACGAATCTCGATGCCGGAGCCATCTTCTTCGCTAACACGCGGGGTATTGCTGATGGTGAAGACGGCCTCGACTACCAGAGGCTGCAGGTTGATCTGATGTCGAAATTCTAAGGGTTTTCTTAGGGTTTAAAATTGAAATGATAGGAGGGACTCGATAATGTTGTTGGCACAATCCCGTCTTACACTAACCGGTCTCCTGATCTTGGGCTTGGCTCTGGCCGGGCTGACCGGCGTCCATGCCGAAGAGACTCGGATCATCGTTGACGGATCCACAACCGTTGGACCCATCGCGAAGGCCTTTGCAGAGTATTACATGGGCCTTCATCCCGATGTCCAAATCACCGTCAGCGAGTCGGGGAGCGGCAATGGAGCGAAGAGCCTTATCAACGGGACGTGCGAAATCGCCGATATGTCCCGATTCATGAAAGAGAACGAATTCGCGGCCGCTGTTGAAAAGGGTATCATGCCGGTGGCGCATGTCGTGGCGATGGACGGCTTGCCGATTATTGTCCATCCCAGCAATCCTGTCAGCGGGTTGACCGTGGAGCAGGTGCGGGACATCTATGTCGGCAAGATCACGAATTGGAATCAGGTAGGCGGCCCCGACAAGAAGATCGTCGTCGTGAGTCGTGATACGAACAGCGGAACCTATGAGACCTTCGAAAATCTGGTCATGAATAAGGAAAAGATGGCGGAGAGTGTCGAGTATGTGGGCAGCAATGGCGCGGCGCGCCAGCGGGTCCAGTCGACGCCGAGCGCCATTGGCTATGCTGGGTTGGGCTTTGTGGATCAGACTGTGAAGGCTCTGGACATTAACGGCATTACCCCAAACCAAAGTACCGTTTCCTCCGGTGTCTATCCGATTGCCCGGCCGCTCTACATGTTTACAAACGGCTATCCGAAATTGGGAAGCCATATTCACGCCTTTGTGACACTTCATCTCACAAAAGACGGGCAGGAAATTATTGAGGCTATCGGTTTTATTCCTGTGACCGCCTATTAGTCTTGGCTGTGCGGGGACCGCCTTTTACGGCGGTCTCCAGAGGTGCCTGTGAGCGAAGTTGAGAAAGCGAGTCCTGCCGTCCCGGGGATTGCCTCCGGGGCGGGACTCCAAAAACTGCGCGGCGACCTGCTGATCAGTAAAAAGGCGGGCCGCCTCCGTCATATCGGCGCTATGCTGGGGCAGAGCGCGCTTTTTCTTGTGACATCAAGCTCCGCTATTGTTGTTCTCTTTATTTTCTACTTTATCATTAGGGATGCCATTCCTTTCTTTCAGCTCGAAGGCATCAAAGAGTTCTTTACCAGCGCACGGTGGTATCCCTCGGCCTCGCCCGGTGAATACGGCACTCTGGCCATATTTATAGGGAGCGGGCTTGTGACTTTGGGAGCTATCGCGCTGGCCATGCCTATGGGGATCGCCGCCGCTGTCTGCCTCAGTGATATCCTGCCATTCAGTATCCGGCAAACCATCAAACCGATCATTGAGGTGTTGGCCGCGATCCCATCCGTGGCCTTTGGTTTTTTCGCCCTCGTCGTTTTCGCCCCTTTGCTTCAAGAGAGCGGGGGGCGAATCCTGGCTGTCATAACCTGGCTTCTGGGACTTCCTGCCGGCGGCCTGCTTGTTATTGTTCTTGCCGATTTGATCACCGGCCGGATCCGGGAAGATCGTCGAAATGGGGCTCGCGCCGTCCTCTTTGTCTGTTTCGGCGGCGCCGTCATCGGTTTGTTGACCCTGATTTCGAGCCGATTGAACGATGTCGAAATCAGCAGTGGGACCAATGCGCTGAATGTTTCAATTATTCTAGGCATCATGGCCATGCCGACGATTGTCAGCGTATCCGAAGACGCCCTTCAGGCCGTTGGGCGCGAATTGCGCGAGGGATCGTATGCTCTTGGGGCCACCCGGGCAGAGACGATTCTCAAGGTTGTCATCCCCGCCGCCGGCAGCGGTATTATCGCGGCGGTCATTCTTGGGATTATGCGGGTTATCGGAGAGACGATGGTTGTCTGGATGGCGTCGGGAAACGCCGCGCAGATTCCCGAGCCCTGGTATAACATTTTGGAGCCGGTTCGAACCCTGACCGCCACGATTGCCGGCGATATGGGTGAAG
This genomic interval from Candidatus Eisenbacteria bacterium contains the following:
- a CDS encoding putative porin gives rise to the protein MRWDKSCLWFILFAAFIFGGSTLWCPVDASDGEDGLKVDGDFRYRYERIDQEDKDVYDRHRLRARVGLAAMVNDQTHFFLRLASGSTDPISTNQTLDDASSSKGIWLDRAYLDIRPVQTPGLNLMAGKISNPFYTPQKSQLIWDGDLNPEGLAAKFSHGKGALKLFASGSGWIIDNRKAESDVFMYGLQGGINREFDEQDLNLTAGASFFSYTELKDKPLLMSDSFGNSTPDDAADIYANEYTLIEGFFKAAFSVARRPVALFADFVTNTDPSEENVGWMAGVEVGKAMRPGTAKVSYNYRELQRDAVLGIFSDSDFAGGGTNAKGHQISVVLKLMTNLDAGAIFFANTRGIADGEDGLDYQRLQVDLMSKF
- a CDS encoding cell wall metabolism sensor histidine kinase WalK, which encodes MFRGKRLLWQLYPTYLLVILAAVLIVAWFASEAIRRFHVDYTATDLESRALLVRDQVRESLNSDDPAAVDRLCKRLGPPSKTRITVILESGRVVGDSEEDPLAMEPHTGQARLEIREALSGTSGQSIRYSHTLQRTMSYVAIPIWNEAGSSVLAVVRVSMPITALRKPLRSIYTQIALGALVVALLAAIAGLIVSRRITRPLEELRRGAEAFAEGRLDQKLRVTEVGEMGNLAETMNNMAAELDRRIRAITRQRNEQESILSSMVEGVLAVDGQTRVRIMNKACGEILNVDPSESKGKAIHEIVRLLELQHLVNQTLEDSEPIESDLVIGNGEDRYLQAHGGPLRDAQGKLIGAVLVLNDVTRLHRLERIRRDFVANVSHELKTPITSIKVAIETLQDGAVQDGPTADRFMEIISRQANRLNTIIEDLLDLSRLEQGQPATEIELAPHKLTALLSAAIQSCDAKAKELKVEVRMSCEENLTALVQPVLLENALINLLDNAIKYSDPGNAVYVTAETRQDGVVIEVRDQGCGIEEKHLSRIFERFYRIDKARSRKLGGTGLGLAIVRHVALAHRGTVSVTSIPGKGSSFFINLPKQAFD
- a CDS encoding citrate (Si)-synthase, with amino-acid sequence MSKLLERLKELIPQWRQERAEILKNHGDVKISDVNITQAYGGMRGVKGMICDTSLVEPDKGLIIRGYPLLKIKDLWPEETFYLLLTGDLPDEKIKKDMMLEYDKRSQVPGYVYDVLQAMPEDSHPMCMFNTAILAMEKESVFRAWYDKGMQKDDYWIPALEDSLQILAKLPGIAAAVYRIRYNKGDLISWIPGLDWGANFANMLGLPDPEGTFAKLMRLYLHFHSDHEAGNVSANTCHTVGSALSDPYYAVSAGLNGLAGPLHGLANQECLAWILETMQKFGGAPSEEEIRDYAFETLRSGKVVPGYGHAVLRVTDPRFTGFNEFGREYLPNDPVFKTVDAVFRVVPKVLGEFSEERVKAGKAPIANVWPNVDAGSGCLLYHYGLTEFNYYTVLFSVSRAMGMCAQLVWNRAVGSALTRPKSVGTKFLKAFVSK
- a CDS encoding branched-chain amino acid aminotransferase, which gives rise to MGIAERVHLDWASLPFGYSKTDVSIRYTWREGEWDNGVESREEYFPIHIAATALHYGQAAFEGLKVFCTKDNRALGFRIEENAKRMQHSGEMLMMEAPSVELFRKAVHRMVKANQRFIPPYGSGASLYVRPLLFGTGPRIGVKPADEYTFMVLVTPVGPYFKSGFTPTRLIIEESFDRAAPKGVGTAKAAGNYGAGMRATVRARRNGYGEALYLDAKNHRTIDELGAANFFGITSDKRYVTPNSPTVLRSITNMSLRTIAKELGYRVEEREVPVEELDSFIETGACGTAAVITPIESITFRDREIVYLKDGKPGQHCTALYRALTDIQHGDAPDPHGWTEEIEM
- a CDS encoding phosphate ABC transporter permease subunit PstC, yielding MLGQSALFLVTSSSAIVVLFIFYFIIRDAIPFFQLEGIKEFFTSARWYPSASPGEYGTLAIFIGSGLVTLGAIALAMPMGIAAAVCLSDILPFSIRQTIKPIIEVLAAIPSVAFGFFALVVFAPLLQESGGRILAVITWLLGLPAGGLLVIVLADLITGRIREDRRNGARAVLFVCFGGAVIGLLTLISSRLNDVEISSGTNALNVSIILGIMAMPTIVSVSEDALQAVGRELREGSYALGATRAETILKVVIPAAGSGIIAAVILGIMRVIGETMVVWMASGNAAQIPEPWYNILEPVRTLTATIAGDMGEADQVMGSARYHVLFAMAFILLAFSFLSNLASEWIVLRSRRKVGG
- a CDS encoding DUF547 domain-containing protein; its protein translation is MEMSLMPSRSRVKRLTINSTILLVMILVISAGAQTGRSKPFDHYHVVLDALLYRHVHNGRVDFEKLRIQGAELDGYLRQAGGLDRSDYDSFTRDQKLALLLNTYNAMVLKIILRDQQENSILDVAGKWDEKRFLFLRKECTLTQLREEFLRKDFDEPRIHCALTYASIGGPALIPEAYMYELLDKQLSAAAENFVRDSLTNHLDRENSILYVSKIFEWYGEDFIPKYGKTIGPSEIPSGAISNVPSVGEATPLHRAIVGFFSEYLDESDAAYLQSHPVEVRFLEFDWRLDSISTN
- a CDS encoding response regulator transcription factor, with the translated sequence MTGYHIVLVEDDEDIQQLVEYNLLKEGFTVDCAGDGKEGLSLVLSENPDLLVLDLMLPGLHGLEVCRSLKKDPATAAIPIIILTAKGEESDILAGFTAGADDYVTKPFSPKVLLARIKAVLGRKSQVASSIDGRIRLHDLIIDAGRHEVSVGDQAVKLTFSEFKLLQLLASRPGWVFSRFQIVQAIHGMDYVVTDRAIDVQVAGLRKRLGEAGKIIETVRGVGYKLRD
- a CDS encoding phosphate ABC transporter substrate-binding protein produces the protein MLLAQSRLTLTGLLILGLALAGLTGVHAEETRIIVDGSTTVGPIAKAFAEYYMGLHPDVQITVSESGSGNGAKSLINGTCEIADMSRFMKENEFAAAVEKGIMPVAHVVAMDGLPIIVHPSNPVSGLTVEQVRDIYVGKITNWNQVGGPDKKIVVVSRDTNSGTYETFENLVMNKEKMAESVEYVGSNGAARQRVQSTPSAIGYAGLGFVDQTVKALDINGITPNQSTVSSGVYPIARPLYMFTNGYPKLGSHIHAFVTLHLTKDGQEIIEAIGFIPVTAY